The following proteins come from a genomic window of Actinomycetota bacterium:
- a CDS encoding fumarylacetoacetate hydrolase family protein, with translation MRLVTFDRRGHRRLGALLQGKVVDLPELVGHPAFPDTMERLVRRNGGTVLDAARAALERDEADVMACVVDEARLLASVVPSTLRSSDAAESHRPVFGPDDEIPWPEGAGWLEFHPKIAAVLRRPVDDALRPENVPDAIFGYTLVADWFALSASGDPIATPAGVPVSIGPSVVTADEIDPQTTFVTIRVDGTEWLKGNLNGTARSLLREVAAASRQERLSPGDAFASAPFEIPGFEHRIWQGAEVEVEGEGIGVLRNRLGRR, from the coding sequence GTGAGGCTCGTGACCTTCGACCGGAGGGGGCACCGGCGACTGGGAGCGCTTCTCCAGGGGAAGGTCGTCGACCTGCCCGAGCTGGTCGGACACCCCGCCTTCCCCGACACGATGGAGCGTCTGGTCCGGCGAAACGGGGGGACGGTGCTCGATGCCGCCCGGGCCGCCCTTGAGCGCGACGAGGCAGACGTGATGGCCTGCGTCGTCGACGAAGCGCGGCTACTCGCATCCGTCGTTCCGTCGACGCTCCGCTCATCGGACGCCGCCGAGAGCCATCGCCCCGTGTTTGGCCCCGACGACGAGATCCCGTGGCCCGAGGGCGCCGGCTGGCTCGAGTTTCACCCGAAGATCGCCGCCGTCCTGCGCCGGCCGGTGGACGACGCGCTGCGACCCGAGAACGTGCCGGACGCGATATTCGGCTACACGCTCGTGGCTGACTGGTTCGCGCTCAGCGCGTCCGGAGACCCGATCGCCACGCCCGCGGGCGTTCCGGTCTCCATCGGCCCGAGCGTGGTGACGGCGGACGAGATCGATCCGCAGACCACGTTCGTCACCATTCGGGTGGACGGCACCGAGTGGCTCAAGGGAAACCTCAACGGTACGGCGCGGTCGTTGCTGCGAGAGGTCGCCGCCGCGTCACGCCAAGAACGATTGAGCCCGGGCGACGCGTTCGCGTCGGCGCCGTTTGAGATCCCCGGGTTCGAACACCGGATCTGGCAGGGCGCCGAGGTCGAGGTCGAGGGCGAAGGGATCGGCGTGCTGCGGAACCGCCTGGGCCGCCGCTAA
- a CDS encoding helix-turn-helix domain-containing protein → MATRQGSSDAQTKRGLIVEVAMRHFAEHGYRGARVEDIAAEVGVAKGTVFLHFGTKEGLFLAAFERAVSELPAWLDAPQDVIDRGFWAVFDYWIDLTEQSLSDAWVPNRVAMIGRHDTGLGLRRPIDRLMRSEDPYGTLDFVEFGIRRGEVRDDVDPDMIATVLDWVAERFQDALASEELDPGLVHRKPFLPERRNVRIREFIEVLRSGIATG, encoded by the coding sequence ATGGCCACCCGACAGGGGTCTTCGGACGCGCAGACCAAACGCGGGCTGATCGTCGAGGTGGCCATGCGGCATTTTGCCGAGCACGGCTACCGGGGTGCGCGCGTCGAGGACATCGCGGCCGAGGTGGGCGTGGCCAAGGGCACCGTCTTCCTTCACTTCGGAACCAAGGAAGGGCTGTTCCTCGCGGCGTTCGAACGCGCGGTGAGCGAGCTGCCCGCATGGCTGGATGCACCGCAGGACGTGATCGATCGGGGATTCTGGGCGGTTTTCGATTACTGGATCGACCTCACGGAACAGTCGCTGAGCGACGCGTGGGTACCGAACCGGGTGGCCATGATCGGCCGCCATGACACCGGTCTCGGCCTCCGTCGACCGATCGACCGACTGATGCGAAGCGAGGACCCCTACGGAACGCTCGACTTCGTCGAGTTCGGGATCCGGCGCGGAGAGGTGCGCGACGACGTCGACCCCGACATGATCGCCACGGTCCTCGACTGGGTCGCCGAACGGTTCCAGGACGCGCTTGCGAGCGAGGAGCTCGACCCCGGCTTGGTCCACCGGAAGCCATTCCTCCCCGAACGCCGCAACGTTCGGATCCGCGAGTTCATCGAGGTCCTTCGGAGCGGCATCGCCACCGGATAG
- the mshA gene encoding D-inositol-3-phosphate glycosyltransferase, with protein sequence MAHARMTAGARPRVAVVSVHTSPLDQPGTGDSGGMNVFIRAAAERVAARGVDVDVFTRCRGHDLPEVQPLAGRSRLITVKAGPCAPVPKDELQRYAGEFLGGMLGRERLERRRYDLVHTHYWVSGWVGRSTKDIWDVPLVASFHTLGKVKNASLAPGDAREPSARLAGEERVIAEADRLVAATPSEASQLVGLYGADPDMIRLVPPGVDHALFHPRPRDAARERLHLTGVRLALFVGRLQAHKGPDLAVRAVAEAVARDPAATGDVVLGVVGGPSGSGHGVDVARLLDLATALGIGDRVVFFPPQSQTRLADFYSAAEMVLVPSRSESFGLVALEAQASGIPVVAAAVGGLRYVVEDGVTGFLVDGHDPVDHAERIIELLRDRTEAERMGRAAVERSMQFSWDATAVELLGVYRELIDVEAAA encoded by the coding sequence ATGGCCCACGCACGGATGACCGCTGGCGCACGCCCGCGCGTCGCGGTCGTCAGCGTTCACACCTCCCCGCTCGACCAGCCCGGAACGGGCGACTCGGGCGGCATGAACGTGTTCATCAGAGCCGCGGCCGAGCGGGTGGCGGCGAGGGGTGTCGACGTCGACGTCTTCACGCGATGCCGCGGACATGACCTTCCCGAGGTGCAGCCGCTCGCGGGACGGTCGAGGCTCATCACCGTCAAGGCCGGACCCTGCGCGCCGGTCCCCAAGGACGAACTCCAGCGGTACGCGGGCGAGTTCCTGGGTGGCATGCTCGGCCGCGAACGGCTCGAACGCAGGCGCTACGACCTCGTCCACACGCACTACTGGGTTTCAGGCTGGGTCGGCCGGAGCACGAAGGACATCTGGGATGTGCCGCTCGTCGCGTCGTTCCACACCCTCGGCAAGGTGAAGAACGCCTCGCTCGCGCCCGGCGACGCGCGGGAGCCCTCCGCGCGGCTCGCCGGCGAAGAACGCGTCATCGCCGAAGCGGACCGTCTCGTCGCGGCAACACCCAGCGAGGCGTCACAGCTCGTCGGCCTGTACGGGGCCGATCCGGACATGATCCGCCTCGTGCCACCTGGCGTGGATCACGCGCTATTCCATCCCAGGCCACGCGACGCGGCGAGGGAACGTCTGCACCTGACCGGAGTTCGGCTCGCGCTGTTCGTCGGGCGTCTCCAGGCGCACAAGGGTCCCGACCTCGCCGTTCGAGCGGTAGCCGAAGCCGTAGCCCGAGATCCGGCCGCCACCGGAGACGTCGTGCTCGGCGTCGTCGGTGGTCCGAGCGGGTCGGGGCACGGCGTCGACGTCGCGCGCCTGCTCGACCTCGCAACGGCGCTTGGGATTGGCGATCGCGTGGTGTTCTTCCCTCCGCAGTCGCAGACGCGTCTGGCGGACTTCTATTCGGCGGCCGAGATGGTGCTCGTCCCGTCGCGATCCGAGTCGTTCGGACTCGTCGCGCTCGAGGCACAAGCGAGCGGGATCCCCGTCGTGGCCGCGGCCGTCGGGGGGCTCCGCTACGTCGTCGAGGACGGCGTGACCGGATTCCTGGTCGACGGCCACGACCCCGTCGATCACGCCGAACGGATCATCGAGCTTCTCCGCGACCGAACGGAGGCCGAGCGTATGGGACGAGCCGCCGTCGAGCGGTCCATGCAGTTCTCGTGGGACGCCACCGCCGTCGAGCTTCTCGGCGTGTATCGCGAGCTGATCGACGTCGAGGCCGCGGCGTAA
- the proC gene encoding pyrroline-5-carboxylate reductase: MDDRTVAFLGGGRMGEALISGLIRSRGRTPDEIVVTARREERARELAERHGVSATLSNPDAVERAKTLVLMVKPQDMEALLEQIADSVTSDHLVVSFAAGIRTSFVERHLTEMVPVVRVMSNVAVLVDEAMSVVAAGQHAEDKHLAVAEELLGYVGRVLRLKETHLDAITATSGSGPAYFFLLAEAMIEACILLGLSRDVATELIIQTMLGSAKMLRDTGKHPVELREMVTSPGGTTIAAIRHLEEAGVRAAFLNAIDAARHRSAELAKGGEEDEG, encoded by the coding sequence TTGGACGACCGGACGGTGGCGTTCCTCGGCGGCGGCCGCATGGGCGAGGCGCTCATTTCGGGGCTGATCCGCTCGCGCGGGCGCACTCCGGACGAGATCGTGGTCACGGCTCGGCGCGAGGAGCGAGCGCGCGAGCTCGCCGAACGGCACGGGGTTTCCGCGACCTTGTCCAACCCGGACGCCGTCGAACGCGCGAAGACGCTCGTCCTGATGGTCAAGCCGCAGGACATGGAGGCGCTCCTCGAACAGATCGCGGACTCGGTGACGTCCGACCACCTGGTGGTGAGCTTCGCGGCGGGCATCCGGACGTCGTTCGTGGAGAGGCATCTCACCGAGATGGTTCCCGTCGTTCGAGTGATGTCGAACGTCGCCGTGCTCGTCGACGAGGCGATGTCCGTCGTCGCCGCCGGCCAACACGCGGAGGACAAGCACCTCGCGGTGGCCGAGGAGCTCCTCGGTTACGTGGGCAGGGTGCTGCGCCTGAAGGAGACGCACCTCGACGCGATCACCGCGACCAGCGGCAGCGGTCCCGCGTACTTCTTCTTGCTCGCCGAGGCGATGATCGAGGCCTGCATCCTTCTCGGACTCTCGCGCGACGTGGCCACCGAGCTCATCATCCAGACCATGCTGGGCTCGGCCAAGATGCTTCGCGACACCGGGAAGCACCCGGTCGAGCTTCGCGAGATGGTGACGTCACCGGGCGGAACGACGATCGCCGCGATCCGACATCTCGAGGAGGCCGGCGTCCGCGCCGCGTTCCTCAACGCGATCGACGCCGCCCGACACCGGAGCGCGGAGCTCGCCAAGGGCGGAGAGGAGGACGAGGGCTGA
- a CDS encoding asparaginase, with product MPSPVPLVRVVRSGLEESVHVGHVAVCDSHGQLIAAMGDPDRLVFARSSMKPIQASVSLGRIGADLPDELIAISAASHHAEPRHLSAVRRLLRAGGVTQSALRCPPALPAHADDISRTGARRRRIFYNCSGKHAAMLGACAATAWPLESYVERDHPLQREIEKAVVRATDVQDPTIGVDGCGVPVFGLPLRAMATAFARLTRPERLGPLASNAERVVAAMRARPFLIAGTNGADTVVMGAARGVVCKYGAEALHCAGILEQGIGVAVKIADGGERAAGPALVRALTLLEALTPDERERLQPIARRPVLGGSRPVGEMVADYRLSRHRR from the coding sequence GTGCCCTCGCCGGTTCCGCTCGTTCGCGTCGTTCGTTCCGGCCTCGAAGAGAGTGTGCATGTCGGCCACGTCGCGGTGTGCGATTCGCATGGGCAGTTGATCGCGGCGATGGGCGATCCCGATCGGCTCGTCTTCGCCCGGTCGTCGATGAAACCGATCCAGGCATCGGTTTCGCTCGGTCGGATCGGTGCCGACCTCCCCGACGAGCTCATTGCGATCAGCGCGGCGTCGCACCACGCCGAACCGCGCCATCTCAGCGCGGTCCGGCGGTTGCTCCGGGCGGGCGGAGTGACGCAGTCGGCGCTTCGATGTCCGCCCGCGCTTCCGGCGCATGCTGACGACATATCTCGGACCGGTGCGAGACGCCGACGCATCTTCTACAACTGCTCGGGCAAGCACGCCGCAATGCTCGGCGCATGCGCGGCCACGGCGTGGCCGCTGGAGTCGTACGTCGAGCGAGATCACCCGCTGCAGCGGGAGATCGAGAAGGCCGTCGTTCGGGCGACGGACGTGCAGGACCCGACGATAGGCGTCGATGGATGTGGCGTACCCGTCTTCGGCCTCCCGCTGCGGGCGATGGCGACGGCCTTTGCTCGGCTCACGCGACCTGAGCGGCTCGGGCCGCTCGCCTCGAACGCGGAACGCGTCGTCGCCGCAATGCGCGCCCGTCCGTTCCTGATCGCCGGGACAAACGGGGCTGACACGGTGGTGATGGGGGCCGCGCGCGGCGTCGTATGCAAGTACGGCGCGGAAGCGCTTCACTGCGCGGGAATCCTCGAGCAGGGGATCGGCGTCGCGGTGAAGATCGCGGACGGGGGAGAGCGTGCAGCGGGACCGGCGCTCGTGCGAGCTCTCACCCTCCTCGAGGCGTTGACGCCCGACGAGCGTGAGAGGCTCCAGCCGATCGCGCGGCGCCCAGTTCTCGGGGGCTCGCGGCCGGTCGGGGAGATGGTCGCGGACTACCGGCTGTCGCGCCATCGCCGCTGA
- a CDS encoding aldehyde dehydrogenase family protein, which yields MAEQGFRITYATMSADNEEMHRQYEKGIEIARSWLGQKHPLYVNGEAREGSGYKEARSPIDGTLIGHFAQGTREDVRDAVASASAAFHEWANRPWQDRVAIIRKAADLMTEQRNELSALMAMEVGKNRLEALGDVEESADLLRWNANEIEDNDGFRRPMQSLGSPGEYYDVLRPYGVWAVISPFNFPMALAAGPSSGALVAGNTVVFKPAHMGVFTGLKLYEVYMAAGVPKGVFHYLSGPGSVVGDEIVNHPDVDGITFTGSYEVGMGIYKNFAKDYPKPVICEMGGKNPTIVTEKADLDKATDGVMRSAFGFGGQKCSANSRVYVHRSVHDEFVRMLKEKSEKIKIGDPLEKENWLGPVIDDNAVETFERAAEEAKKNGTIVTGGERLSDGEYANGTFVQPTIAEVPLDSWIWKEELFVPFVTVAPYDDLDEAIKLANDTEYGLTAGFYSEDRAEIDKWLSSIEAGVVYVNRRAGATTGAWPGVQPFGGWKGSGTSGKAGGGPYYVQQYLREQSRTVIEE from the coding sequence ATGGCAGAGCAAGGTTTCCGGATCACTTACGCCACGATGTCCGCGGACAACGAGGAGATGCACCGGCAGTACGAAAAGGGCATCGAGATCGCGCGCTCGTGGCTCGGCCAGAAGCACCCTCTGTACGTGAACGGAGAGGCGCGCGAGGGCTCCGGCTACAAGGAGGCCCGCTCGCCGATCGACGGTACGCTGATCGGCCACTTCGCCCAAGGGACCAGGGAGGACGTTCGTGACGCCGTCGCGTCCGCCAGCGCGGCGTTTCACGAGTGGGCCAATCGCCCCTGGCAGGACCGCGTGGCGATCATCCGCAAGGCCGCCGATCTCATGACGGAGCAGCGGAACGAGCTTTCCGCCCTGATGGCCATGGAGGTCGGCAAGAACCGGCTCGAGGCGCTCGGCGACGTCGAGGAGTCCGCCGACCTGCTGCGGTGGAACGCCAATGAGATCGAGGACAACGACGGATTCCGCAGACCGATGCAGTCGCTCGGCTCGCCCGGGGAGTACTACGACGTCCTACGGCCGTACGGCGTGTGGGCGGTCATCAGCCCATTTAACTTCCCGATGGCGCTTGCCGCGGGCCCATCATCGGGCGCGCTCGTCGCCGGCAATACCGTGGTGTTCAAGCCGGCGCACATGGGCGTGTTCACCGGGCTGAAGTTGTACGAGGTCTACATGGCGGCCGGCGTTCCGAAGGGCGTCTTCCACTACCTGAGCGGCCCGGGCAGCGTCGTCGGCGACGAGATCGTGAACCACCCCGATGTCGACGGCATCACGTTCACCGGCTCGTACGAGGTCGGCATGGGGATCTACAAGAACTTCGCGAAGGACTACCCCAAGCCGGTCATCTGCGAGATGGGCGGGAAGAACCCCACGATCGTCACGGAGAAGGCCGATCTCGACAAGGCGACCGACGGCGTGATGCGTTCGGCGTTCGGCTTCGGTGGACAGAAGTGCTCGGCGAACTCGCGGGTGTACGTACACCGGAGCGTGCACGACGAGTTCGTCAGGATGCTCAAGGAGAAGTCGGAGAAGATCAAGATCGGCGACCCGCTCGAGAAGGAGAACTGGCTCGGACCGGTGATCGACGACAACGCCGTCGAGACGTTCGAGCGCGCGGCCGAGGAGGCCAAGAAGAACGGCACGATCGTCACGGGGGGCGAGCGGCTGAGCGACGGCGAGTACGCGAACGGCACCTTCGTTCAGCCGACGATCGCAGAGGTCCCGCTCGACTCATGGATCTGGAAGGAGGAGCTGTTCGTGCCGTTCGTCACGGTGGCGCCGTACGACGATCTGGACGAGGCGATCAAGCTCGCCAACGACACCGAGTACGGCCTGACCGCAGGGTTCTACAGCGAGGATCGTGCCGAGATCGACAAGTGGCTGAGCTCGATCGAGGCGGGCGTCGTCTACGTCAACCGGCGCGCAGGCGCGACCACCGGCGCGTGGCCGGGGGTCCAGCCGTTCGGCGGCTGGAAGGGCTCCGGAACGAGCGGTAAAGCCGGCGGCGGCCCGTACTACGTTCAGCAGTACCTGCGCGAGCAGTCCCGGACGGTGATCGAGGAGTGA